Sequence from the Gadus chalcogrammus isolate NIFS_2021 chromosome 21, NIFS_Gcha_1.0, whole genome shotgun sequence genome:
agagagagagagagagagagagagagagagagagagagagagagagagagagagagagagagagagagaaagagagaccgcAGGCAGAGGACCACACAGTCTTGGTGGCTAGGCTGTTCGACTCCAAGCTCAGAGGGTCTGGTTTCAAATCTCCAATGTTCATGACCTGTATATGAATACACTGCAGGTCACAttttgtctgctaaatgactaaatagtagaCTAAATCAAACTAGTGTGTACGGTGAATCATTCAGGACTCAGCAACAAGAAAATGGAATAGGTGTCCAGGCTAAAGGTCCCCTGGAGTACTCCTGTTGCTACTCTACTGCTCTCCTTGCATTGAATCGACTAAAGCCATTGACTACCATCTTTTAAATGAACCGTCTAGACTCTGAGCGGGGGCTGTGATGCCGCTGACGaccaggaggagatgaggaaggtGCTGTCGGAGGCCCTGGGCGCGGTGAGGGCCCAGCTGGACCCTCTGCCCTGCGGCGGGGGGGCCCCTGATGGGCCCCTGGGCccccggggtgggggggaccgGGCCGCCCTGGCCCTGCTGGAgcagtactctgagctgctgctgaGGTCCGTGGAGAAGAGGCTGGATGGGAAGACCTAGGGTGCCGCACATTGGGTGTGTAgtgtgcacccacacacacacacacatgcacaaccatgcatgcacgcgcatacacactgctcatgcatgcacacgcatacacatgcgcAAATGTGTGCTCATGCACGCACAACATTGTGCGCagacgcacatacatgcacaaacgTGTGCTGACACGGCTATGTGCCAacgtgtgcgcacacaaaccatgcatgcacacgcacttgcATGCACATGCGTGTGCTGACACgtgcacgcatacatgcacgcacggtacacacacatacagtacacatacACGGATACACGTACGCATGTACCCACACCAGCACTTTATTTGAACAGATATGTTTATGGTGTTGCTGTGTACAGATAATTTTATCGAGTTCTAAGTTGCTGCACTGATAGCGAGTGAGGTTTTATACCTGAAGAATCTGAGAGATCTAAAGAGGAAGCTACGGAAGGAAATGAGGAATGCCAAGAATGCACATCGTGCTTTATCACTACGTTCTGTTCTGTAATCgcctttttttaatgtgaactCTGGGCGAATGTGCCTCGATGTTTGGGCTCTTACCACATAAGTATTGGTCTCGGTGGACAcgtatttaattaaaataaattaataaatatatagaaatatttttttaattaagaaaACTATAGTGAGCTCATGCCGGTTAATCCGGTCTACCCTGCTCAGTCAGATGTTTCATGTAACAATGTCTGTCAATAGTCAATGACCCCTATACAAGCATTGGCACTACCAGGTACTGACGTTTATCAAACCAATACAAGCTAAACCAACCGTGTTTTGGGTTGAATCCCAGTGTCCGCAGTTCCGTTGTGATAGAGCCAGTGTCAAACACATAAGAGGATGAAGTTTCAGGGTGTCAGGTTACGTTCACAATTAGCCTATTCTGCTATGGTTCTTTGTTTTTAAAATAGGATCCCTGAATGTGAATATCTTATGAGCTTTTCTTTGGAAAGTAGTCAATTGCATATGTTATGCAGCCTCTGTTTTTTGTCCATTGGATTGTCCATTGGAAGACtcaagagaaaaataaaacagactTTAAATGTACTTCTATTTATTTTCCTATTCTATATTAGGTTACACATTCCATTCAAAACAACATTTCCACTAGATTGTGTTATTCAGGAAGTATATCCTAAACCATTGTTGAGAGCTAATCTGTTGCAGTTTGGGAATATTACAcactataaatgtaaatgttagaATAGACAGTCGAATTGTAAAACTCAGCAGGCCtaattaatagttattttcacAGAGAAATGAGCTTGCAGCAGTACATCTTGAAATGAGCTCAGCTCATAAAGTATCCGGCAGTCTATTATGATGATAACATAATCTAACGGTTAAATATGTTCAGCCCTTCTAGCGTCTGACTTGAACGTCTTTGTTAGCGCATGCGCGGTCTGTGCGCTTCTGGAGGAGACTAAATTATAAAACGCTCACATGCATTTGTAAAACATAGATTAAGTTTcgatacatatatgtatatataatattatagtgACACAGCGCTGTCCTAGGGGAGCGTCTCCACATTGACGTAGGTGAGCACCACGTCGTGCAGGATGTTGATGCGGTCGATCTGGTTGAGCTCGCGCACGCGGTGCGTGAACTCGAACAGCGCGATGTTGTTCACAGCCACGCGGAACTCCTCGAACGTGCACAGGATCTTCATCTGTAACACATGTCCGCCGGACGTCAATATGGAAAAATACGTGCTTTAGCCTGCTCttcttatttaataaaaaaataaaaagaagcgTGGGGAAGGCATTGGCGCTCAAAAATGTTGGACATGTAAAAAAATGTAGGTTGGCCATGAACACAATTGTTACAGGTTAAGGTCAGATGTATAAAATATTGAAAAACATGAAAACAGAAACATTAATATAACCTTTTCACAAAAATGTACAAGGAGCACCCACTCCATTATTTATCACTAACTCAGTATGATATGCTTTGTAATGCTGTCGTTTTTTGTAACTTTCGACTTCTGGTTAAAAAGCAGGTCTAGATGTTGACTCTGGTCCCTCTCAAGACGGACACACCCCAAAACACACCCTCACTCTTTCACCACTGTCTGCCGGTGACTGTTGAGCTCagcccctgcccccacccccacccccacccccacactacTATCTAATAGTGTCTGGCGTCATACCCCTCCACACACgacaacaccaacaacaactcACTATTATGTCATGTGCTTTGGTGACCCCCACCCTACTAACCTCCAGGGGTCCCTCTGCACCTCAGATGTCCCCTTATCTAGGAACATCCCCAACCGCCTTTCCAACCCTTTCCAGCCTCTCTGCCAAACGTTCTCCTGATGTTAACCAGGAGAAAGGGCACCTATCAGTACAGCTAGCCTAGCCAAACCAACCGACCGCTTTAATGATTTGACCACATTGGTACAAGATGCCCTATCCATGTTTCAAACCTTTATCCACCGCAGTAGAAGGTCGATAAAGTGATAGACATTTCTATCAGactttatggttccacgtcgactcAACGCGAGGGGCTTTACAGACCCGTCACGTCATTgcagaccctccttgcgtccaccgcaagggcctgacgtgcgcctctcAAAAATGTTTACCTTGCGTTCGAGACGACTCAGCAGCGagggttgtgattggtccactcactaaaacccgacgcagattCACGACTGCGTCAAAGCGTCTGCATGGTCCTTGCGGTGCGTCGacatggaaccataatcagccctttagaaCCTTTATGGCACCTATCAGTACAGCTAGCCTAGCCAAACAAAACCGACCGCTAAACAGAGTCGGTTGTCGTCGTTTCTCTCCGTGTTTTTCCGTCTCACCTCGAAGGAGCTCCCGGGGGCGAAGGGGAACGGGCCCTTCaggtccctctcctccttgccCCAGCGCTCGCCCACCTTGTGGTTCCGCACCAGCACCTGCTTGCCCCCCTCACTGAAGCGGGGGTTGATGTGGAAGGGGATGTCGTAGCCTCGGAGGAAGTTCACCGTGAACCTGAGCAAAGAGGGAGACAATGTGTCAGGGTCTTGTTTGATACGATAAGGACACAGAGCCAATGTGTAAGCTTGTTAAGCATCAAactttttggtttattttttttattttatttctttaaattgtatttgcttTCTTAGCCCAGCAGTAAAGCAGGGCATCAAAAAATGTGTTGATACTCATAATGTCCTCGGCAatatttagtaaaaaaaaagatttatacGATCTGAAGAGAAACAAAAGTGTACTAAACTTAAAGCGTAAAACGGTAAAGAAGTTTGTAACAAAACACAATCCTCAAATTGTCCTTCTCTGCTAGCCGTAGAGACACTGATGGACATTAGACATTTACCGTGCGGCTCACCCAGTGAAGACAGCAGAGGTTAAGGTTGTCTTACATTTTAGCGTTGGGTTTGACGTGGCCCTTTATGGTTATCATCATCTTGTCGTAGATTCCGCGGGACAGGTTGAGGTTGTACGGGACGCTCTGCACAAGGGAGACGACAGCAGGGTCATTGTTCAGCTCCACTCAATCCATTACCCCATTCACATATCAACAGGGTGAACACTCAGAAACCTAGcctagacacaaacacacacacacacccacacacactgcacacacacacacacacacacacacacacacacacacacacacacacacacacacacacacacacatgcacataaacacacgcataccaacgcacacaccacacatacagtatatacagtacacatacacaaacatacctgcacacacatacacacacacacacgaacacacacacacatacacataatcacctacacgcacacacacacacactcaccacgcacctgcacacacacacccctctcccccccccccacacacacagatagttGCTGGGGACTCACCAGGGGTCCTGATGTGGGCGCGAGGGGCCAGTGCGGGGGCATTATGGAGGGGTTCTGGCCGGGCCAGCCGGGCTGCCCGGGGTTGTAGCCCGGGTTCCAGCTCTGGGGGGCGGGCCACCCCGGCACGCTGGGCTGGAGCCCCGGCGCCACAGAGGGGGACGGACTGGGGGCCGGGACCGGGTTGGGCACCGGGGTGGAGACCGGGGCCGGGACgggtgggggggccgggggctgcATGGGCTGCATGGGGGGCTGCATctggggctgctggggctggtacTGGGGCCCCGGCCAGCACGGGTGGCAGGGCTGCCCCGGGGCAGAGGCAGGGGTCGGGGCGGGCTGGGGGGCGAGCGCCGGCTGAGGGGCCAtagggcccccgggggccgggTAAGAACCGGGGTAGCCTGGTTGGTACCCCGGGGCCGGGTAGGCCGCCGGATAAGAGGCCGGGTAAGGGCCCGGGAAGGTGGGTTGAGGAGCCGGCGCGGGTTGGCCCCCGTTCCAGCAGGGTGTGTTGGGCTGTCCGGACCAACACGGTGGCGCCTGGGGGGGGGCTTGTCCCGGCCACACCGAGGCCCCCGACggggccagctgctgctgctgcggctgctgcggcAGCGGCTGCGACCCAGGCCACTGGGGGGGCCCCTGTGAGGCAGAGCCATAGGGCGGGCAGCCACCACCACACGGAGCTTGAgggtgctgggggagggggggtggggagggggagggggagacgggggagggagggggggaggggtaggggagggggggatgagggtgGGAAGAGAGTCCAGGATGGAGACACGGGGAAGAGTGAGGGTGGAAAGGAGGGTGGACACCAACTTGCATTTCCACAGAAACACGGCCCCGTCGGCACAAGCAACAGAACAGCAAAGGCGTTTTATAACTCAGGTGAAACATGCtgaagacagacaaacagaatgaGAAATATGGGGAAGGTACTTACATCCATTCTACCCGTGGAAacgaaagaagaaaaaaaaagtcaaacaaaagaaacacaatAGATTAGCAATACGGATCGACAATGTTGCGATCCAATCTGTGAATGAGCAACTTAGATACTGTGGAAGAGAGATACTGTGGATGAGCAATGTAGATTATAAAAGCCCACCCAGGGACAGACCAAGATGCGTAGGGGCACGTCTGAAAACGGCTTTAAGTGGTAGGAGAGGAAGATTGTAAAAGAATGTACAGGGCACACTGTTTGTGTGACTCAGGTCCTGCACGTTAATTGAGAGTGAACCGAGAGAGTTCACTCATTCATAGACTGACGCTACGCTGGCTCTGCTGACAGTAAGAGCGCGAGGTACACTTATCGGGGAATGTGCAGCCACAGTGAAACCATTCagctgcccctccccctctcctcgtcATTAACCTGTTAATTGTCGTTAAATAATGTTTCCCCTGATGTTCCTGgttttgagtatgtgtgtggatgatggttggtttaagcagcctcgcCTGGCCCGAGTCTGAcagattggactctggggctgggtgagtcTGCACACTTGTTGAGCATGGAGCCATAAATGTGTCAAGGTTAAACctgccatcaccacacacaaacacactcaaggAGAGAGCTCCTACATGCAGCATGGATCACCTGCCAAGTGTAGCGTTGTCCTTCAAACTCTACAATACACTGGTTGGAGGAGGACGGTTCAAAGCCCCCTTGGGGTACTTTAGTGTAGCACTGACTGTCGATGCTAAGCTTTTAAATGTTACTTTTTTATAATAGATTTTAATGATTCAACCACATTGGTAGACGATGCCCCATCCATGTTTTGAAGTTAATGTAACTTTTTCAAATAGATTTGACTGATTTGACAACATTGGTAGATGATGCCCTGTCCGTGTTTCACACCTTAACTCTATAGCAGTAGAATGTAGATAAAGTGAACCAAGAGAACATTTTTTATCAGACTTGGAACCCAAACTATATCAGAGGATGCTGCCTTGGTACAAGCGGAAGCACAGCGCATCGTAGTTCCCCTTTATTTGTGTAACCAACTTTTAACTTTTTatgatgttttattttaaagccACACTTAGTCATTGCATTGTATTCAGATTGCCAGTTACAGTCATTCGGAGAGGGGCTTACCTTTACGCTGTCTCAGGCTCACAGGTGTGGACGTTGTTGGGTTATTTTCTCTGctgtcaaacacacaacacgcacacacacactcttttatAGCCCTGGGTCTTCGCTGCATTtagcccctcctccctcctctaatTCATTACGCACAATAAAAATCGGACCCTTATAGAAAATGCTGTCACGCCAATAATGCATGGGATGACTGGGTTTATGAATGATTATAGAATTACGTTTCTGTTATGTTTTGACCCTGTTTTtatctcttttgtgtgtgtgtgtgtgtgtgtgtgtgtgtgtgtgtgtgtgtgtgtgtgcgtgtgcgtgtgtgtgtgtgtgtgtgtgcgtgtgcgtgtgcgtgtgcgtgtgtgtgtgtgtgtgcgcgcgtgcacatgcgcacatgtctgtgtgtttttgtgtgagagtATACACTGTATGTATACCATAAATAGTCAACTGTTAAGgttaactaaaactaaaacacgAATACTCTGCAACGTACTCTCTTAACTCATGCTCATTGGCTCTACAGCAAAACAATGGTTAAAGTCTCCTGCTTGTGTGTCATGGGACACATATTTGACTAGAGCAAAGGCGTGACAGTTACACAACTACTGCAGACCTTGAGAGAGGCATCatttcccttttt
This genomic interval carries:
- the LOC130374908 gene encoding galectin-3 translates to MDHPQAPCGGGCPPYGSASQGPPQWPGSQPLPQQPQQQQLAPSGASVWPGQAPPQAPPCWSGQPNTPCWNGGQPAPAPQPTFPGPYPASYPAAYPAPGYQPGYPGSYPAPGGPMAPQPALAPQPAPTPASAPGQPCHPCWPGPQYQPQQPQMQPPMQPMQPPAPPPVPAPVSTPVPNPVPAPSPSPSVAPGLQPSVPGWPAPQSWNPGYNPGQPGWPGQNPSIMPPHWPLAPTSGPLSVPYNLNLSRGIYDKMMITIKGHVKPNAKMFTVNFLRGYDIPFHINPRFSEGGKQVLVRNHKVGERWGKEERDLKGPFPFAPGSSFEMKILCTFEEFRVAVNNIALFEFTHRVRELNQIDRINILHDVVLTYVNVETLP